In Luteimonas galliterrae, the sequence ATTTCGACCGCTACGCCGAACTGCATGCCGACGAAGGCGCGATGAAATTCCTCGGCGGCCCGCTGCCGCGCGCTTCGGCATGGCGCAAGTTCCTGCAGATGCCCGGCGCCTGGCAGGTGCAGGGGTTTGCGATGTTTTCGGTCGTCGAAAAGGACAGCGGCTTGTGGTTAGGCCAGCTAGGCCCCTGGCGCCCCGAAGGCTGGCCGGGCAACGAAGTCGGCTGGGTGTTCCATCCCGATGCGCACGGCAGGGGCTACGCCACCGAGGCCGGTGCGGCGGCGATGGATTGGGCCTTCGCGAACCTGGGCTGGAGCGATGTGATCCATTGCATCGATCCCGGCAACGTAGCGTCGCAACGCGTGGCCGAGCGCCTCGGATCGCGCAACAAAGGCCCCGGCAAGCTGCCGCCGCCGAGCGAAGACCATCCGATCGACGTCTGGGGACAGACCCGCGAACAGTGGCTCGCGCGTCGCGCATCCGAAAAGGCCGGCGCATGATCTCCGTCTACGGCTATTCGGTTTCCGGCAACTGCCACAAGCTGCGCCTGCTGCTGGAGCAGCTGGGCCGCCGATACCGCTGGGTGGAGATCGACAGCTCCAAAGGCGAGTCGCGCACGCCGGAATACTTGGCCAAGAACGCCAATGGCCGCGTGCCGATCATCGAGCTCGAAGACGGCCGCGTGCTGGCCGAATCCAACGCGATCCTGTGCTACCTGGCCGAAGGCACGCCTTACCTGCCCGCCGATGCTTGGCAAAAGGCGCAAGCGCTGAGCTGGATGTTCTTCGAGCAGTACAGCCATGAGCCTTATGTCGCCGTTGCGCGGTTCATCCGCGGCTGGACGCCGGCCGACTCGCCGCGGCGCGCCGCCGAACTGGCGCGCTGCATGGAACGCGGGCATCAGGCGCTGGCCGTGATGGAAAAGCACCTGGCCGCCAATGCATGGTTCACCGGCTCCGAGTACGGCATCGCCGACATCGCGCTGTTCGCCTATACCGACGTCGCGCATCACGGCGGCTTCGACCTCGGCCGCTATCCCGCCGTGAGCGGCTGGCTCGCGCGCGTGCGCGCGGTGCCAGGCTTCGTCGCGATGCCGGATCCTGCTCCCGAGAATGCCGCTCTGCTCGCGATCTGATTCTCATGCGCCTCATCCCGCACCTCCTTGTCGTCATCCCAAAGCCCCTCGTTGTCATCCCGAACGCAGCGATGGATATGCTCGCAATCCCAACAGATCCCTCACTGCGTTCGGGATGACAGGAAAAAAGAAAACGCCATGACCGCCATGCCCAACCCGATCCCCGCCCGCATGAAAGGCGTCAACCGCGCCGAGATCTGCGACGTCAATTTCAGCGAATTCGTGCGCGGGTGGGGCGGCCGCGCCGATGCGAAGCCGGCGCCGGGCGAAGCCATCCTCGACGGCAGCGCGCTGGATGCGCGCGGATTCCGCGAGTTGTTCGAATCCCAGCTGATCTCCCGCCATCTCGACCTGATGGCCCGCGTGTTGCGCGTGCAGAACAAGGTTTTCTACACCATCGGCTCCAGCGGCCACGAAGGCAATGCGATGGTCGCGCGGCTCACCCGCCATACCGATCCGGCCTTCCTGCATTACCGCAGCGGCGGCTTCATGGCCGAGCGTTTCCGCAAACTGCCTGGCATGGATCCGATCATGGATTCGGCGCTGTCGTTCGCCGCCAGCAAAGACGACCCCGCTTCCGGCGGCCGCCACAAAGTGTGGGGCAGCAAGCCGTTGTGGGTGTTGCCGCAGACTTCGACCATCGCCTCGCACCTGCCCAAAGCGCTCGGCACCGCCGTGGCGATCGAGCAGGGCAAGCGGATCGGCCACGCCTTGCCGATTCCGGACGACAGCATCGCGATCTGCTCGTTCGGCGACGCCAGTTCCAACCACGCGACGGCGCAGACCGCTTTTAACGCGGCTGCCTGGACCGCTTACCAGAAGCTGCCGGCGCCGGTCTTGTTCGTATGCGAGGACAACGGCATCGGCATCTCGGTGAAGACGCCCAACGGCTGGGTGGCGCAGAACTTCCGCGACCGCCGCGACCTGGATTATTTCTATGCGGACGGCCTGGACCTGGCCTCCGGCTACGGCGATGTGCAGAAGGCGGTCGAGCATTGCCGCCGCACGCGCCGGCCGACCTTCCTGCATCTGCGCACGACCCGGATCATGGGCCATGCCGGCACCGATTTCGAAATCGAATGGCGCAGCATCGAAGAGCTCTGCGCCGTCGAAGCGACCGATCCGTTGTTGCGCAGCGCCGCGATTGCGCTGGAATCGGGGCTGATGTCGAAGGACGAAATCCTCACCCTGTACGAGGAAACCCGCAAGAAATGCTTCGCCGCCGCGGAAGACGCCGACCGGCGGCCGCGGTTGTCGTCGCTGGAAGACGTCATGGCGCCGCTGGCGCCGTACACACCGGACAAGGTGCACGCCGAGGCGGTCCGCTCGGACTATGCCGACAAGCGCGCCGCGACGTTCGGCGGGGAAGCGAAACTGCCCGAAAAACAGGCGCCCAGGCATCTCGCGATCCAGATCAACAACGCCTTGCACGACCTGTTCTGCAAATATCCGGAAGCGCTGTTGTTCGGCGAGGACGTGGCGCAGAAAGGCGGCGTCTACACCGTCACCAAGGGACTGCACAAGGCGTTCGGCAACAAGCGCGTGTTCAACACGCTGCTCGACGAAACCGTCATCCTCGGCCTGGCCCAGGGCTACGCCAACATGGGCATGCTGCCGCTGCCCGAAATCCAGTACCTGGCCTATTTCCACAACGCCTGCGACCAGATCCGCGGCGAGGCGGCCAGCCTGCAGTTCTTCAGCAACGGCCAGTACCGCAATCCGATGCTGATGCGGATCGCTTCGCTCGGCTACCAGCGCGGCTTCGGCGGGCATTTCCACAACGACAATTCGATCACCGCGCTGCGCGATATCCCAGGCCTGGTGGTCGGCTGTCCGAGCCGCGGCGACGATGCGGCGACGATGCTGCGCACGCTCGCCGCGCTGGCCAAGGTCGACGGCCGCGTCTGCGCCTTCCTCGAGCCGATCGCCTTGTACATGGCCAAGGACCTGTACGAACCGGGCGATGGCCAGTGGCTGACCGAGTATCCGTCGCCGGACCAGGCGATGACGCTCGGCGAGGGCCGGGTCTACGGCGATGGCGACGATTTGGTGATTTTCACTTTCGGCAACGGCGTGCCGATGAGCCTGCGCGCATCGCGTGCGGTCGAGAAGAAGCACGGCTGGAAGACGCGCGTGGTCGACCTGCGTTGGCTGGTGCCGCTGAACGAGGCCTTCATCGTCGAACAGGCGCGCCACGCCAAGCGCATCGTCATCGTCGACGAGGGCCGGCACAGCGCCGGCGTGGGCGAGGGCATCATCACCGCGATCGCGGAAGGCGGCTACGGCGCGCGCCCGTTCAAGCGCGTGGTCGGCGCGGATACGTTCACGCCTTTGGCCGGCGCGGCGTTCCTGGTGATTCCGTCGGACGAAGAGATCATCGCGGCGGCGGATTCGCTGGCCTGACCCGCTTGCCGGCTCTGTAGGGCGGAGCTTGCTCCGCCGCTTCGGCTTCTGCTCTTCGTGGGAGCGGCTTTAGCCGCGAGCTCTTCCGTCCGAATACACATCAAAAGCTCGCGGCTAAAGCCGCTCCCACGAAGAGCCCGGGCATTGCCGACATCGATGGGACGATCCCTTCCGGACTTGACGCCCTAAAAACGCTTCCGGGCCGATAGTCTGTGCGCGGACAACATCGGAGTGCCGCCATGAGCAAGACCAAAGTCGCCGTCTTCGTCGGCAGTTTGCGCAAGGACTCGATCAACAAGAAGCTTGCCAGGGCTGTCGAAAAACTGATGCCGGCCGATTTCGAGTTCGACTACGTCCGCATCGACAACTTGCCGCTGTACAACCAGGATTTCGACGCAGATTATCCCGCCGAAGCCAAGCGCCTGAAGCAGCAGATCGAAGCCGCCGACGCGGTGTTGTTCGTCACCCCCGAATACAACCGTTCCGTGCCCGGCGTGCTGAAGAACGCCATCGATATCGCCTCGCGCCCTTGGGGCACCAATTCCTTTGCGGGTAAACCCGGCGCGGTGATCGGCGCCTCGATCGGCCCGATCAGCACGGCGATCGCGCAGCAGCACCTGCGCGGGTCGTTGGCCTTCGTGGATGTGCCGACGCTGGCCCAGCCCGAAGTCTTCATCCACTTCAAGGAGGGGATGTTCGACGACGACGGCAGCATCGGGCCGGACGATACGCGCAAGTTCTTGCAGGGCTTCGTCGACAAGTATGTGGGCTGGGTGGCCAAGCACCGCGCCTGACCCTGTTTTCTTTTTGTAGGAGCGGCTTCAGCCGCGAGCTTTTGATTTTTTGCCGTCAGCGAAAAAACTCGCGGCTGAAGCCGCTCCTACAAAAGCGGCTCCTACGGTGCGTGGTTGCGGCCGCGGTCGGTGAGCACGGCGATGTCCAGCTCGCCACGGCGCTCGACCCGCACCCATCCCGGCCCGGATTCGCCGCCGATGCTGTCGTCGCCGAGCCACGCGAGTTCGCGCAGCAGCACGCTCATGCGCACGTCCAGCCGCTTGCACAGGCGCGGCAGCGAGACGCCGTCCGGCTCGCGCGCGAGTTCGGCGAGCAAGGCGTCAGCGAACGACGGCGACGGGGATGTCACGCGGCGCATCCGTCGGTCCGTCCTGCGCATGCGGCAGCACGATCACCGGAATCGATTTCGAAGTGGGCGTGCGCGCCCCGTCGGCGAAGCTCGACAGCGGCACCAGCGCGTTCGTCTCCGGGTAGTACGCGGCCAGGCAGCCGCGGGGTATCGAGTACTCGACCAGCATGAACCGGTTCGCGCGCCGGTGCGCGCCGTCGTCGCCGAGGCTTTCTATGTCGACCCAGTCGCCGGCGCTCATGCCCAGCGCGGCGATATCGTCGGCGTGGGCGAACAGCACGCGCCGCTCGCCGAAGACGCCGCGGTAGCGGTCGTCCCATCCGTAGATCGTCGTGTTGTACTGGTCGTGCGAGCGCACGGTGGTGAGCGTGAAGACCGGCGACGATGCGGCGGCGCGCGCGCGATGCACCGGCAGGTCGGTCGGCACGGCGTGCGCGACGAACATCGCCTTGCCCGCCTGCGTGTGCCACTGCCGCTGTCCGGCGGCGTTGCTCAGGCGGAAGCCGCCAGGCACGGCCACGCGACGATTGAAATCGTGGAAATCGTCGAACACTTCGGCGATCTTGTCGCGTATCCGCCCGTAGTCCGCGATCAGCCAGCGCCACGGCGTCTTGCTGCGCGTGCCCAAGGTGGCCTCGGCCAAGCGCGCCACGATCGCAGGTTCGGACAGCAACTCCGTCGACGCCGGCGCGTTGATGCCGGCCGACAGGTGCACCATGCTCATCGAATCTTCTACCGTCACCGCCTGCGGCCCGGTTTCCTGCATGTCGATTTCGGTGCGGCCCAGGCAAGGCAGGATCAGCGCTTCGCGGCCGTGCACCAGGTGGCTGCGGTTGAGCTTGGTGGCCACGTGCACGGTCAGGTCGCAATTGCGCAGCGCGCGGTGCGTGGCCGCCGTATCCGGCGTGGCCGTGGCGAAATTGCCGCCCATCGCGAAGAACACTTTGCCGCGGCCGTCGAGCATGGCTTCGATCGCGCCGACGGTGTCGAACCCGTGCTCGCGCGGCGGCTCGAAGCCGAACACGTCGCGTAGCCTGTCGAGGAATTCGGGCGCGGGCTTTTCGTAGATGCCCATGGTGCGGTCGCCCTGCACGTTGCTGTGGCCGCGCACCGGGCAGGCGCCGGCGCCCGGCCTGCCGATATTGCCGCGCAGCAGCAGCAGGTCGACGATCATATGGATCGTCGCCACCGAATGCTTGTGCTGGGTGATGCCCATGCCCCAGCAGCAGATGACGCCGTCCGCAGCGAGGTAGATGTCGGCGGCGCGGCGCAATTGCCCGCGCGACAGGCCGGATTCGGCCTCGATCGTTTCCCAGCTTTCGGCGGCCACGTCCGCCGCGAAGCCATCGAAACCCACGGTGTGCGCAGCGATGAACTCCGCGTCGATCGCGCGCGCCGCGCCGCTGCGCTGCGCCTGCGCATCGGTCTCGAGCACATGCTTGACGATGCCTTTGACCGCGGCCAGGTCGCCGCCGATCCGCAGCTGGAAATAGTCCGACGAAATCCGGGTCGAGCCGCCGCTGAGCATCTCCAGCTTGTCCTGCGGATCGGCGAAGCGCTCCAGTCCGCGCTCCCGCAGCGGATTGAACGAGACGATCGCCGCGCCGCGCTTGGACGCCTTGCGCAACTCGCCGAGCATGCGCGGATGGTTGGTGCCGGGGTTCTGGCCGAAAATGAAGATCGCATCGGCCAGTTCGAAGTCGTGCAGCGACACCGTGCCCTTGCCGACGCCGATCTGCGGCGTCATCGCCGTGCCGGACGGCTCGTGGCACATGTTGGAGCAGTCCGGGAAATTGTTGGTGCCGTATTCGCGCACGAACAATTGATACAGGAAGGCGGCTTCGTTGCTGGTGCGGCCGGAGGTGTAGAAGATCGCGCGATCCGGAGATCCCAGGCCGTTGAGATGCGCGGCGACGGTTGCGAAAGCTTCGTCCCACGACAGCGGCAAATAGCGGTCGCTGGCGGCGTCCCAGCACATGGGATGGGTCAGCCGGCCTTGGTCCTCCAGCCAATGATCGCTATAGCGCGACAGTTCGGCGACGCTGTATTTCGCGAACAATTCGGGCGTAGCGCGGCGCTTGGTGGATTCCGCCGCGACCGCTTTGGCGCCGTTTTCGCAGAATTCGAATGTGGAAGTGTGGTCGCGGTCCGGCCAGGCGCAACCCGGGCAGTCGAAACCGTCGGGCTGGTTGGCCGATAGCAGCGTGCGCGCGCCGCGGACCGGGATGTCCTGTTCGAAAAGGTGTTTGGTCGCGCTGCGCAACGCGTCCCAGCCGCCGGCGGGGCCGTCGTAACGACGGATGGTTTTCTTCCCGCTCATGCCGCGGCTTCCGATGCGCCGTCGTGCAGGCGTTGCGGATGGGAATAGACGACGAAGCCGTCGTCGCGCGCGAAACCGACCAGGGTCAGGCCGGCGGAATCGGCCAATGCGATCGCGAGCGTCGTCGGCGCGGAGATCGCGGCGAGCAGCGGAATGCCGGCCTGCGCGGCCTTCATCGCCATCTCGTAGCTGGCCCGGCTGGTGACCACGGCGAATCCGGACGAGGGTTCGATGCCGGCGCGCGACAGGGCGCCGATCAGCTTGTCGAGCGCGTTGTGGCGGCCGACGTCCTCGCGCACGAGCGCGATGCGGCCATCCGCTTGCGCCCAGGCGGCGGCATGGGTCGCGCCAGTCAGCGCATTCAATGGTTGCTGGGCCTGCAGTTCGCGCAGTGCGCGGTCTAGAGAAATGGCGGCGATCGCCGGATCGGCTTCCAACGCCGGCGGCGGACGCAGCACGGCTTCGATCGACGCGGTGCCGCAGATGCCGCATCCGCTGCGCCCTTGCAGGTTGCGGCGACGCGCCTCGAGTCCGGCGGCGAGCGATTCCGGAATCGACATGTCGATCGAGATACCTTCCAGCGACGTGTCGATGGCCAGGATCTTCAATTGCGCGGCGCAAGGCACGATGCCTTCGCTCAACGAGAAGCCGAGCGCGAAATCCTCCAGGTCGCCGGGGGTGGCCATCATCACCGCGAACGGCGCGCCGTTGTAGGCGAGGGCGACGGGCATTTCGGCCGCGACCAAGTCTCGGGTGTCGTCGATGCGCGAGCCGCGATGACGCTGGACGCGTTTTTCGACCGCGCCTTGCGGCGGTTCTTGCTGGCGTCCGGAGCGTTTCATCTGTCGGCGGATTATCGCGAAAACGCCGTGATTTTTCCGGTAACGGCAAAAACCCGGCGCGAGGCCGGGTTTCTGTGTCGGCGGCGCCGCGCAGCCGTTACGGCGCGACGATCCGGATCTCGACGCGGCGATTGGGCGCCAGGCAGGCGATCAGCGCATCGCGGTCCTTGTCGTCGCATTCCACCACCGGTTCGACGCTGCCGCGGCCGACTGCGGTGATCTTGTCGGCCGGTACGCCTTTCTGCACAAGATAGTCGCGCACCGCGTCCGCGCGCCGGGTCGACAGATCGACGTTGGCCTTGGCATTGCCAATGCGGTCGCTGTGGCCGATGACGTGCACCATTTCGTAAGGACGGCTGCCGAGTCCGGCTGCCAATGCGTCGAGTTGGGTTCTACCCTCGTCGCTGAGGTTGTCTAGGCTCGATTTGCCGAAGGCGAACAGGCTGTCGGACGACAACTTCTGGTTGTAGGACATCGGCGGCGGTGTCGGCTCCGCCGGTTTGGTTTGCGTTGTGGTACAGGCCGGCAGCAGTGCGGCGGCCAGTATGGCGATGGTTACGATGTTTGCCTTGTTCATTGCGTATCCCTCCCTAGTGCGCGTGAAGAACGAGGTCGCGCGGTCGGACCGCCTGGGACAGGCGATATGGCCGGCGATTTCCCCGGAGCCGAGCATAACAAGGCGAATGTGTCATTGCCGCCGGCGGTCGGGCCATGCCGCCGCTCGCCCGATCCGGCTCAGCGAGCCAGGCCGCCCAGCAGGTCCGACGCCTGGAGGGCCGCGCCGTCGGCGCGCAGGCCGGTCGCGGCATGCTCCAGCGGCAGCACGGCCAGGGCCCGCCAACGGCCATCGGCCGTGATCGCGCTGACGATGCTGCCGATAGCGCGTTCGCCGTCGCTCACCTGCATGCCGACGGTGAGCGGTGCATCGCTGTCGAACAGCGCCAGCCCACGCTTGGCCTGTCCGAGGAAGTGCGTGCGAGCGACGATTTCCTGGCCCGGATAGCAGCCTTTCTTGACGCTGTACGCACGCAACCGGTCGAGCGAGAGTTGTTGCGGCGTCCATTGTTCGCGCTGCGAAGACGGCAGACGCGGCAGGCCGTGGGCGAGATCGAAGGCCGTCCAGCGGGCGTGCAGGGCGGCATCGGTTGCGGCCGCCGGACTAGGGGCGATCGTCAATCTGCGGGCGCCGCCATCCGCGCCCGCGTCCAGCGCGACATCGCCGCTATCGCCTATCGACAATTGCGCTCCGGCGGCCTTAGTCGGCGCATCGAACCGTCCGGTCGCATGCAGATCGTCGCGCACGGCGATCGCCAGTTTGCTGCGGAACACGAAGCGCTGCAGCGCCGATGCGAATTCCATAGGATCGGCATCCTGCAGCAGCAGCCAAAGGGTTTCGTCGTCGAGCTTGAGCAGCGCGAACAGCGCGATCACGCGGCCTTTCGGCGTCAGCCAGCCGCTCCATTGCCAGTGCCCGGCCGCCAATCCCTTCACCTCGCTCATGAATTGCGCGTGCGCGAAAGCCACGGCATCGCGGCCGCTCAAGGCGACGATACGGTGGTCGGGCAGGGCGAACGGCGAGGGCTGCAAAGTGCGTGGCTTGTCCGGAAAGGGGGCGGGAACTAAACTTAGCGGGTTACGAGGCCCAGAATGATAGGCGAAACCGTACCGACACCCGAACCGGAGCAGGCCGAACAGTCCGTCCCGGAAACGACGCCCGCCAAGGAGATCGGCGGCCGCGAAGGCCCCGAGCCGACGCGTTACGGCGATTGGGAAAAGAACGGCCGCTGCATCGATTTCTGACGTCCCGCATGTCGCCCGGGTAGAAATCGGCGTTCCCGGGTTTGCGCCAGCCACGCGGCCCCGGCCGCCCAGCGAGAGAAAGAGCCGCACGATGGCGAACCGCGAACGTCCCCTGTCACCGCATCTGCAGGTCTACCGCTGGCAGATCACGATGACGATGTCGATCCTGCACCGCGTTACGGGTTGTGCCCTGGCGGTCGGCGCGTTCGGATTGGCCTGGTGGCTGCTGGCGATGGCTGCCGGCGGCGATCATTACGCGAACTTCGCGCAGTGCCTGGCATCGCCGCTGGGCAAGTTCGTGCTGTTCGGCTTCACCGCGTCGCTGGTCTATCACTTGTTCAATGGCATCCGTCATCTGCTCTGGGATGCCGGGCGCGGTTTCGACATCCCGGCCGTCTACAAATCCGGTTACACCGTGATCGCGCTGAGCATCATCGTCACCGCGGCGCTGTGGTTCTTAGCAATGCGGGGTGGCGCATGAGCGGTTCGCGCATCCGCGACATGAGGACGCCGCTGGCCCGCGCCCGCGGCCTGGGTTCGGCCAAGTCCGGCGTCGGCCATTTCTGGTGGCAGCGCGTCACCGCGATCGTGCTGGCGCTGATGGTGCCGTGGCTGGTCTGGCTGCTGGTGTCGCTGGCCGGCGCCGATCTGGAAACGGCGCGCGCGGCGGTCGCCAGGCCTTGGAACGCGATCCTACTGTCGATTTTCGTCGTCGCGCTGTTCTGGCACGCCAAGCTCGGCGTGCAGGTGGTGATCGAAGACTACGTCCATACCCGCGCGCTGGAAGTGGCGTCGCAACTCCTCGTCACTTTGGCCTGCGTATTGGGGGCGGTTGCGTCCCTTTACGCCATCGGCCGCATCGCGCTGATGGCCTGACCACATGAAGACTGCTTACCCGATTACCGAACACAAGTACGACATGATCGTCGTCGGCGCCGGCGGCGCCGGTTTGCGCGCCACGTTCGGCCTGGCGCAAAAAGGCCTGCAGACGGCTTGCCTGACGAAGGTATTCCCGACCCGCTCGCACACCGTCGCGGCGCAGGGCGGCATTTCCGCCGCGCTCGGCAACATGGGCGAGGACGACTGGCGCTATCACTTCTACGACACGATCAAGGGCTCGGACTGGCTGGGCGACCAGGACGCGATCGAGTACATGTGCAAGGAAGCGATTCCGGCCATCATCGAACTCGAGCACCAGGGCGTGCCGTTCAGCCGCACCGAAGACGGCCGCATTTACCAGCGCCCGTTCGGCGGCATGACCACCCATTACGGCAAAGGCACCGCGCAACGCACCTGCGCCGCGGCGGACCGTACCGGGCATGCGATCCTGCATACGCTGTACCAGCAGTCGCTGAAGCACGACGCGCGTTTCTTCATCGAATACTTCGCGCTCGACCTGATCATGGACGAGCACGGCGCCTGCCGCGGCGTGCTGGCGCTGGACATGGCCGAGGGCACGCTGCACCTGTTCCGCGCCCACGGCGTGGTGCTGGCCACCGGCGGTTACGGTCGCGCCTATTTCTCGGCGACTTCGGCCCATACCTGCACCGGCGACGGCGGCGGCATGGCGCTGCGCGCCGGTCTGGGCCTGCAGGACATGGAATTCGTGCAGTTCCACCCGACCGGCGTGTACGGCGCCGGCGTGCTGATCACCGAGGGCGTGCGCGGCGAAGGCGGCATCCTGCGCAACGACAAGGGCGAGCGCTTCATGGAGCGTTATGCGCCCAATGCGAAGGATCTGGCTTCGCGCGACGTGGTGTCGCGATCGATGACCATCGAGATCCGCGAGGGACGCGGCGTGGGTCCGAAGAAGGACCATATCCACCTGGACCTGACTCACCTCGACCCGAAAGACATCCACGAAAAGCTGCCCGGCATCGCCGAGAGCGCGAGGATCTTCGCTAATGTCGACGTGACCAAGCAGCCGATCCCGGTGATCCCGACCGTGCACTACAACATGGGCGGCATCCCGACCAACTACCACGGCGAAGTGGTGCAGCTGAAGAACGGCGATCCCGACGCGGTCGTGCCGGGCCTGTATGCGATCGGCGAGGCGGCCTGCGTGTCCGTGCACGGCGCCAACCGCCTGGGCTCGAACTCGCTGCTCGACCTGGTCGTGTTCGGACGCGCGGTGGCCAACCGCTGCGCCGAGACCATCAAGCCGGGGCAAAGCCATTCCAGGCTGGCGGAAGACGCTTGCGACAAGTCTCTCGCGAACCTCGACAGGCTGCGCAACGCCAACGGCGGCACGCCGACCGCGGCGATCCGCGACAACATGCAGCACACCATGCAGGCCGATGCGGCCGTGTTCCGCACCGGCGAAACGCTTGGCCAAGGCGTCGAGAAGATCCGCGAGATCAACGCTTCGTTCGCCGACGTCAAGGTCAGCGACCGCTCGCTGGTATGGAACTCGGACCTGATCGAAACCTACGAGCTGCAGAACCTGCTCGGCCAGGCGCTGGCG encodes:
- a CDS encoding GNAT family N-acetyltransferase, whose amino-acid sequence is MKTEDIRIETERLVLRLPRIEDFDRYAELHADEGAMKFLGGPLPRASAWRKFLQMPGAWQVQGFAMFSVVEKDSGLWLGQLGPWRPEGWPGNEVGWVFHPDAHGRGYATEAGAAAMDWAFANLGWSDVIHCIDPGNVASQRVAERLGSRNKGPGKLPPPSEDHPIDVWGQTREQWLARRASEKAGA
- a CDS encoding glutathione S-transferase family protein, with amino-acid sequence MISVYGYSVSGNCHKLRLLLEQLGRRYRWVEIDSSKGESRTPEYLAKNANGRVPIIELEDGRVLAESNAILCYLAEGTPYLPADAWQKAQALSWMFFEQYSHEPYVAVARFIRGWTPADSPRRAAELARCMERGHQALAVMEKHLAANAWFTGSEYGIADIALFAYTDVAHHGGFDLGRYPAVSGWLARVRAVPGFVAMPDPAPENAALLAI
- a CDS encoding thiamine pyrophosphate-dependent enzyme, translating into MTAMPNPIPARMKGVNRAEICDVNFSEFVRGWGGRADAKPAPGEAILDGSALDARGFRELFESQLISRHLDLMARVLRVQNKVFYTIGSSGHEGNAMVARLTRHTDPAFLHYRSGGFMAERFRKLPGMDPIMDSALSFAASKDDPASGGRHKVWGSKPLWVLPQTSTIASHLPKALGTAVAIEQGKRIGHALPIPDDSIAICSFGDASSNHATAQTAFNAAAWTAYQKLPAPVLFVCEDNGIGISVKTPNGWVAQNFRDRRDLDYFYADGLDLASGYGDVQKAVEHCRRTRRPTFLHLRTTRIMGHAGTDFEIEWRSIEELCAVEATDPLLRSAAIALESGLMSKDEILTLYEETRKKCFAAAEDADRRPRLSSLEDVMAPLAPYTPDKVHAEAVRSDYADKRAATFGGEAKLPEKQAPRHLAIQINNALHDLFCKYPEALLFGEDVAQKGGVYTVTKGLHKAFGNKRVFNTLLDETVILGLAQGYANMGMLPLPEIQYLAYFHNACDQIRGEAASLQFFSNGQYRNPMLMRIASLGYQRGFGGHFHNDNSITALRDIPGLVVGCPSRGDDAATMLRTLAALAKVDGRVCAFLEPIALYMAKDLYEPGDGQWLTEYPSPDQAMTLGEGRVYGDGDDLVIFTFGNGVPMSLRASRAVEKKHGWKTRVVDLRWLVPLNEAFIVEQARHAKRIVIVDEGRHSAGVGEGIITAIAEGGYGARPFKRVVGADTFTPLAGAAFLVIPSDEEIIAAADSLA
- a CDS encoding NADPH-dependent FMN reductase — translated: MSKTKVAVFVGSLRKDSINKKLARAVEKLMPADFEFDYVRIDNLPLYNQDFDADYPAEAKRLKQQIEAADAVLFVTPEYNRSVPGVLKNAIDIASRPWGTNSFAGKPGAVIGASIGPISTAIAQQHLRGSLAFVDVPTLAQPEVFIHFKEGMFDDDGSIGPDDTRKFLQGFVDKYVGWVAKHRA
- a CDS encoding FdhF/YdeP family oxidoreductase, translated to MSGKKTIRRYDGPAGGWDALRSATKHLFEQDIPVRGARTLLSANQPDGFDCPGCAWPDRDHTSTFEFCENGAKAVAAESTKRRATPELFAKYSVAELSRYSDHWLEDQGRLTHPMCWDAASDRYLPLSWDEAFATVAAHLNGLGSPDRAIFYTSGRTSNEAAFLYQLFVREYGTNNFPDCSNMCHEPSGTAMTPQIGVGKGTVSLHDFELADAIFIFGQNPGTNHPRMLGELRKASKRGAAIVSFNPLRERGLERFADPQDKLEMLSGGSTRISSDYFQLRIGGDLAAVKGIVKHVLETDAQAQRSGAARAIDAEFIAAHTVGFDGFAADVAAESWETIEAESGLSRGQLRRAADIYLAADGVICCWGMGITQHKHSVATIHMIVDLLLLRGNIGRPGAGACPVRGHSNVQGDRTMGIYEKPAPEFLDRLRDVFGFEPPREHGFDTVGAIEAMLDGRGKVFFAMGGNFATATPDTAATHRALRNCDLTVHVATKLNRSHLVHGREALILPCLGRTEIDMQETGPQAVTVEDSMSMVHLSAGINAPASTELLSEPAIVARLAEATLGTRSKTPWRWLIADYGRIRDKIAEVFDDFHDFNRRVAVPGGFRLSNAAGQRQWHTQAGKAMFVAHAVPTDLPVHRARAAASSPVFTLTTVRSHDQYNTTIYGWDDRYRGVFGERRVLFAHADDIAALGMSAGDWVDIESLGDDGAHRRANRFMLVEYSIPRGCLAAYYPETNALVPLSSFADGARTPTSKSIPVIVLPHAQDGPTDAPRDIPVAVVR
- the fdhD gene encoding formate dehydrogenase accessory sulfurtransferase FdhD — protein: MKRSGRQQEPPQGAVEKRVQRHRGSRIDDTRDLVAAEMPVALAYNGAPFAVMMATPGDLEDFALGFSLSEGIVPCAAQLKILAIDTSLEGISIDMSIPESLAAGLEARRRNLQGRSGCGICGTASIEAVLRPPPALEADPAIAAISLDRALRELQAQQPLNALTGATHAAAWAQADGRIALVREDVGRHNALDKLIGALSRAGIEPSSGFAVVTSRASYEMAMKAAQAGIPLLAAISAPTTLAIALADSAGLTLVGFARDDGFVVYSHPQRLHDGASEAAA
- a CDS encoding OmpA family protein; the encoded protein is MNKANIVTIAILAAALLPACTTTQTKPAEPTPPPMSYNQKLSSDSLFAFGKSSLDNLSDEGRTQLDALAAGLGSRPYEMVHVIGHSDRIGNAKANVDLSTRRADAVRDYLVQKGVPADKITAVGRGSVEPVVECDDKDRDALIACLAPNRRVEIRIVAP
- a CDS encoding YgfZ/GcvT domain-containing protein is translated as MQPSPFALPDHRIVALSGRDAVAFAHAQFMSEVKGLAAGHWQWSGWLTPKGRVIALFALLKLDDETLWLLLQDADPMEFASALQRFVFRSKLAIAVRDDLHATGRFDAPTKAAGAQLSIGDSGDVALDAGADGGARRLTIAPSPAAATDAALHARWTAFDLAHGLPRLPSSQREQWTPQQLSLDRLRAYSVKKGCYPGQEIVARTHFLGQAKRGLALFDSDAPLTVGMQVSDGERAIGSIVSAITADGRWRALAVLPLEHAATGLRADGAALQASDLLGGLAR
- a CDS encoding DUF1674 domain-containing protein → MIGETVPTPEPEQAEQSVPETTPAKEIGGREGPEPTRYGDWEKNGRCIDF
- the sdhC gene encoding succinate dehydrogenase, cytochrome b556 subunit, whose product is MANRERPLSPHLQVYRWQITMTMSILHRVTGCALAVGAFGLAWWLLAMAAGGDHYANFAQCLASPLGKFVLFGFTASLVYHLFNGIRHLLWDAGRGFDIPAVYKSGYTVIALSIIVTAALWFLAMRGGA
- the sdhD gene encoding succinate dehydrogenase, hydrophobic membrane anchor protein — encoded protein: MSGSRIRDMRTPLARARGLGSAKSGVGHFWWQRVTAIVLALMVPWLVWLLVSLAGADLETARAAVARPWNAILLSIFVVALFWHAKLGVQVVIEDYVHTRALEVASQLLVTLACVLGAVASLYAIGRIALMA